Proteins encoded within one genomic window of Acinetobacter sp. YWS30-1:
- a CDS encoding CTP synthase: MTHFIFVTGGVVSSLGKGISAASVAALLEARGLKVTMVKMDPYINVDPGTMSPFQHGEVFVTEDGAETDLDLGYYERFLRRAKMTKLNNFTSGRVYQDVLNKERRGDYLGGTVQVIPHITDNIKERVLRAGEGYDVAIVEIGGTVGDIESLPFMESVRQLMVELGHKRTMLMHLTLLPYIKSAAELKTKPTQHSVKELLSIGIQPDILICRTEHDVDADTTRKIALFTNVEARAVVVCKDARTIYQIPRTFYEQNVDDLICERFGYDNLPEADLSDWDNVVEALLNPEYTVRVAMVGKYVELPDAYKSVNEALLHAGIQNRVKVQIDYVNAEELESQDVNEVLKDADAILVPGGFGERGTEGKMKAIRFARENGVPFLGICLGMQLAVIEYARNVAGITDATSTEFNRSTKSPLIGLITEWLDERGEVQQRSVDSDLGGTMRLGAQKSELVPGTKTAEVYGSDEIIERHRHRYEMNNRYIPVLEEKGMKISGYSPVQHLVETVEIPAHPWFIAVQFHPEFTSSPRDGHPLFAGFIDAAKKQYQKTK; this comes from the coding sequence ATGACCCATTTTATTTTCGTGACTGGTGGTGTTGTTTCATCACTAGGTAAAGGTATTTCAGCTGCTTCTGTTGCTGCACTTTTAGAAGCCCGTGGTTTAAAAGTGACCATGGTAAAAATGGATCCATACATTAATGTCGATCCAGGGACTATGAGCCCATTCCAGCACGGTGAAGTTTTTGTTACAGAAGACGGTGCTGAAACAGACTTAGACTTGGGTTACTACGAACGTTTCTTGCGTCGTGCGAAAATGACCAAACTGAATAACTTTACATCAGGCCGTGTTTACCAGGATGTTCTGAATAAAGAACGCCGTGGTGACTACCTGGGTGGTACTGTACAAGTTATTCCACACATTACTGACAACATCAAAGAACGTGTACTTCGCGCTGGCGAAGGTTATGACGTTGCGATCGTTGAGATCGGCGGTACTGTAGGTGACATTGAATCTCTCCCATTCATGGAATCTGTACGTCAGTTAATGGTTGAACTTGGTCATAAGCGTACGATGCTGATGCACTTAACGTTACTCCCATACATTAAGTCTGCAGCAGAATTAAAAACTAAACCGACTCAACACTCAGTAAAAGAACTTCTGTCTATTGGTATTCAACCAGACATTTTGATCTGCCGTACTGAACATGATGTTGATGCAGATACGACGCGTAAAATTGCCTTGTTCACTAACGTAGAAGCGCGTGCAGTAGTCGTGTGTAAAGATGCACGTACGATCTACCAGATTCCACGTACTTTCTATGAACAGAACGTTGACGATCTCATCTGTGAACGTTTTGGCTATGACAATCTTCCAGAAGCAGACCTGTCTGACTGGGATAATGTGGTAGAAGCTTTACTGAACCCTGAATACACCGTTCGTGTGGCAATGGTTGGTAAATATGTTGAACTTCCGGATGCCTACAAGTCTGTGAATGAAGCACTTTTACATGCCGGTATTCAAAACCGTGTGAAAGTTCAGATCGACTATGTCAATGCTGAAGAACTTGAAAGCCAAGATGTCAATGAAGTATTGAAAGATGCGGATGCGATTCTGGTACCAGGCGGTTTTGGTGAACGTGGTACTGAAGGCAAAATGAAAGCAATTCGTTTTGCACGTGAAAACGGTGTTCCATTCCTGGGCATCTGCTTGGGTATGCAGCTTGCAGTGATCGAATATGCACGTAATGTGGCGGGTATCACTGATGCGACTTCAACAGAATTCAACCGTTCAACCAAATCTCCATTGATTGGTCTGATCACTGAATGGTTAGATGAGCGCGGTGAAGTTCAACAGCGTTCAGTAGATTCTGATCTTGGCGGTACCATGCGTCTAGGTGCACAGAAGTCTGAACTGGTACCGGGTACCAAGACTGCTGAAGTGTATGGTTCGGATGAAATTATCGAACGTCACCGTCACCGTTACGAGATGAACAACCGTTATATCCCAGTGCTGGAAGAAAAAGGCATGAAGATTTCTGGTTATTCTCCAGTGCAACACCTGGTAGAAACTGTTGAAATTCCTGCACATCCTTGGTTTATTGCAGTACAATTCCACCCGGAATTTACCAGCTCGCCACGTGATGGACATCCATTATTTGCCGGTTTCATTGATGCTGCGAAAAAACAGTACCAAAAAACTAAATAA